One Phaseolus vulgaris cultivar G19833 chromosome 11, P. vulgaris v2.0, whole genome shotgun sequence genomic window carries:
- the LOC137823956 gene encoding glucosidase 2 subunit beta has product MNSHCFLSFHLSCFLLFASPHVVFSQPSLLGVHPLDEKYYSSEVIKCKDGSKSFSRDRLNDNFCDCPDGTDEPGTSACPGAKFYCRNLGSKPQFIVSSHVNDHFCDCCDGSDEHDGIICCPNTCVMGGNAESTISICKSKANKKEVKSEESVHNLTGLKLVFILQMLLVIFLVFLWSFRCRARSRSRLYH; this is encoded by the exons ATGAATTCCCACTGCTTCTTAAGTTTCCATTTATCATGTTTTCTTCTCTTCGCCTCGCCGCATGTTGTTTTTTCACAACCTTCTCTCCTTGGCGTACATCCCCTAG ATGAGAAATATTACAGCTCTGAGGTGATCAAGTGCAAGGATGGGTCAAAATCCTTCTCCAGAGACCGTCTTAATGACAATTTCTGTGACTGCCCTGATGGCACTGATGAGCCTG GGACTTCAGCTTGCCCTGGCGCAAAGTTTTATTGCAGAAACCTTGGTAGCAAGCCGCAGTTTATAGTTTCTTCTCATGTTAATGATCACTTTTGTG ATTGTTGTGATGGGAGTGATGAACATGATGGAATCATTTGTTGCCCAAACACATGTGTCATGGGTGGAAATGCAGAGTCGACAATTAGCATTTGCAAGtcaaaagcaaataaaaaagaagtgaAGTCAGAGGAATCAGTTCATAACCTTACTG GTTTGAAGTTGGTGTTTATTCTACAAATGCTTCTGGTTATTTTTCTTGTATTTCTCTGGAGTTTTCGATGCCGCGCCAGATCTAGAAGCAGACTTTACCATTGA